Proteins encoded within one genomic window of Phototrophicus methaneseepsis:
- a CDS encoding carbohydrate ABC transporter permease produces the protein MSRQKRNLLWGLLFTSPATIGFFLWQLGPIVAAIGISLTEWKIVGSPEWIGLANYENIFTKDPLFLKSVSVTLIYTLLSVPASIAFAFFLAVLLDQKVRFLPVFRTIFYLPSIVPFIASSYLWLWLFNPDFGALNAILRPLGFPESKWIFASDTVLPSLALMSLWGVGGTMLIFLAGLQGVPKHLYEAVEVDGGTAWHKMRHVTIPIMTPVIFFNFVLTTINTLQTFTQPFVMTQGGPNNASLFYVLYLYRKAFRQSNMGYASALSVILLIIIGILTYIIFRTSSMWVFYEGERD, from the coding sequence ATGTCGAGGCAGAAGCGCAATCTACTATGGGGGCTGCTTTTCACATCACCTGCCACCATCGGTTTCTTTTTGTGGCAGCTAGGGCCCATCGTTGCCGCAATTGGCATCAGTTTGACGGAATGGAAAATTGTCGGATCGCCAGAATGGATTGGCTTAGCCAATTACGAAAATATTTTCACAAAGGATCCGTTATTTCTAAAATCTGTAAGTGTGACGCTCATCTATACCCTTCTCAGTGTTCCAGCCAGTATTGCGTTTGCTTTCTTTCTCGCTGTCCTGCTGGACCAAAAAGTACGGTTTTTACCGGTGTTTCGCACAATTTTCTACCTGCCTTCAATTGTGCCCTTCATCGCATCGAGCTATCTGTGGTTATGGCTGTTTAACCCGGATTTTGGCGCGTTGAACGCCATATTACGGCCGTTAGGGTTCCCAGAATCAAAATGGATTTTTGCGAGTGACACGGTGCTCCCTTCCTTAGCTCTTATGAGCCTATGGGGCGTGGGTGGCACGATGTTAATTTTCCTGGCTGGCCTGCAAGGCGTGCCGAAACACCTGTACGAAGCGGTTGAAGTTGATGGTGGGACCGCCTGGCACAAAATGCGACACGTGACGATCCCCATCATGACACCTGTTATCTTCTTCAACTTCGTGCTCACCACGATCAACACCTTACAAACGTTCACACAGCCCTTTGTGATGACGCAGGGTGGCCCGAATAATGCGAGCCTCTTTTACGTCCTTTATCTATATCGCAAAGCCTTCCGGCAATCCAACATGGGGTATGCCTCGGCCTTATCTGTCATCTTGTTAATTATCATCGGCATACTCACTTATATCATCTTCCGCACGTCCTCAATGTGGGTGTTCTATGAGGGGGAAAGAGACTGA
- a CDS encoding ABC transporter substrate-binding protein translates to MKLLLRLLPILAIFSLLTSGVVMAQDVVELDFSIWAGCESSEGVAIQNAIDAYEADNPNVKVNLICIASDGYQERISAMIASGTNPDMGYLNEAVALEWANEGALLDLTEYFQNDPVASARLPQSFYRYGDNQILGTNTAGEIMLLFYNKDNFDAAGLDYPPTNAAEAWTWDEFVDVCKQLTVDRSGNNAASEEFDPDNVDTYGCNTGTWWAAFHPLLVSNGADIFSEDGMEVVLNTPEAQEVFQEIYDLMYVHHVMPTPSAFQARQDVGLETGKLAMQIDGHWNTSSLADVEGLNFGIGVLPRFDEPITTFLGGVTVIFANTDHPDEAFEFYTYHNDPEFAPMYSDGLWMPLNEEYYTDPEKRDAWLHSQEGVYPEGVEESVVDYTLNYAVQAPIYWVKNWPQIMDEAITPSIEAIFADEMSVEDGLNQAVEMGNALTQGRWVTP, encoded by the coding sequence ATGAAATTGCTACTGCGGTTACTACCTATACTCGCTATTTTTAGTCTTTTAACCAGTGGCGTTGTTATGGCTCAGGATGTTGTTGAGCTTGACTTCTCTATCTGGGCGGGATGCGAGAGTTCTGAAGGCGTCGCGATCCAGAATGCGATTGATGCCTATGAAGCGGATAACCCCAATGTAAAGGTCAACCTGATTTGTATCGCTAGCGATGGCTATCAGGAACGAATCTCCGCCATGATTGCCAGCGGTACCAATCCTGATATGGGCTATCTGAATGAAGCGGTTGCGCTCGAATGGGCAAATGAAGGCGCCCTGCTAGACCTGACAGAATACTTCCAGAACGATCCTGTCGCCTCAGCAAGATTACCGCAAAGTTTTTATCGCTATGGTGACAATCAAATCCTTGGGACGAACACAGCCGGCGAGATCATGTTGCTGTTCTATAACAAGGATAACTTTGATGCTGCCGGGCTCGATTACCCGCCGACGAATGCAGCCGAGGCATGGACATGGGACGAATTTGTCGACGTCTGCAAACAGTTGACAGTGGATCGCTCCGGTAACAATGCCGCTAGCGAAGAATTCGACCCCGATAACGTGGACACATACGGCTGTAACACAGGGACGTGGTGGGCGGCTTTCCACCCGCTGCTGGTTTCCAACGGTGCAGATATCTTCAGCGAAGACGGGATGGAAGTCGTCCTGAACACCCCGGAAGCACAAGAAGTCTTTCAAGAGATCTATGACCTGATGTATGTGCATCACGTCATGCCAACCCCCTCAGCATTCCAGGCACGGCAGGATGTTGGTCTGGAAACGGGCAAACTGGCTATGCAAATTGATGGTCATTGGAATACATCGTCCCTGGCAGATGTTGAAGGTCTCAACTTCGGCATTGGTGTGCTACCACGCTTTGACGAGCCAATTACCACCTTCCTGGGTGGCGTGACGGTGATCTTCGCCAATACAGACCATCCAGACGAAGCCTTCGAATTCTATACCTATCATAACGACCCAGAATTCGCACCAATGTATTCTGATGGTCTGTGGATGCCGCTCAACGAGGAATATTATACCGATCCTGAAAAACGGGATGCATGGTTACACAGCCAGGAAGGCGTCTATCCAGAAGGTGTGGAAGAATCTGTCGTCGATTACACCCTCAACTATGCCGTTCAGGCACCTATCTATTGGGTCAAGAACTGGCCGCAGATTATGGACGAAGCCATCACCCCATCCATTGAAGCTATTTTCGCCGATGAGATGAGCGTTGAAGACGGCCTCAACCAAGCTGTCGAAATGGGTAACGCCCTGACCCAAGGCCGTTGGGTAACCCCTTAA
- a CDS encoding carbohydrate ABC transporter permease: protein MTSKTQKQIQTALSYFALIALSIIFLLPLYWLVRSSFMDNASIFQFPPKWIPNPIEWENYDFAFSRYPLFQYLGNTLTILIPSVLGTIISSTLVAYGFSRISWYGRDFIFGALLSTLMLPYVVTLIPTFFMWSKLGFVNTYVPLILPSWFGGGMFNIFLLRQFFRTIPQDYDEAATLDGANHFQILWYLIVPMSRSAIITIAIFTFLANWNDFLGPLIYISDPDKQTLALGLSNFQGYYSAEWGHLMAASTLMLLPVIILFFVAQGYFIKGIALGGLKG, encoded by the coding sequence ATGACTTCAAAAACACAGAAACAAATTCAAACGGCACTTTCCTATTTTGCCTTAATCGCACTCAGCATCATCTTCTTGCTCCCGCTCTACTGGCTGGTGCGGAGTTCGTTCATGGATAATGCTTCCATCTTCCAATTCCCGCCAAAATGGATTCCGAACCCTATTGAGTGGGAGAACTACGATTTTGCCTTCTCACGTTATCCGCTATTTCAATACCTGGGCAACACGCTGACTATCCTGATCCCTTCCGTATTGGGGACGATCATTTCGTCAACGCTTGTGGCTTATGGTTTCTCACGGATTTCCTGGTATGGGCGCGATTTTATCTTTGGGGCTTTGTTATCTACCTTGATGCTGCCCTATGTGGTGACGTTGATTCCGACTTTCTTTATGTGGTCTAAGCTGGGATTCGTAAACACCTACGTTCCCCTGATCCTCCCATCATGGTTTGGTGGGGGCATGTTCAATATCTTTTTACTCAGGCAGTTTTTCCGCACAATCCCCCAGGATTATGATGAAGCTGCAACCCTGGATGGGGCCAATCACTTTCAGATTTTATGGTATCTGATTGTGCCCATGAGCCGCTCTGCCATCATCACCATTGCAATTTTCACGTTCCTCGCTAACTGGAACGACTTCCTTGGGCCGCTCATCTATATCAGCGATCCTGACAAGCAAACGCTCGCTCTGGGCCTATCCAACTTCCAGGGTTACTACTCTGCGGAGTGGGGGCACCTGATGGCAGCTTCGACGCTCATGCTGCTACCTGTCATCATCCTGTTTTTCGTCGCACAAGGCTATTTTATCAAGGGCATTGCGCTTGGCGGGCTAAAAGGTTAG
- a CDS encoding (R)-mandelonitrile lyase, translating into MDIKRNGSRPSVQGPDEWFTGTVRIDPLFDPIESAHAGGASVTFEPGARTAWHTHPLGQTLIVTAGVGCVQRWDGPIEEIRPGDVIQFAPGEKHWHGAAPKTSVTHIAIQESQDGSAVEWMEKVSDEQYQAD; encoded by the coding sequence ATGGATATTAAGAGAAATGGATCACGACCTTCTGTTCAGGGGCCTGATGAATGGTTTACCGGAACAGTACGTATTGATCCACTGTTTGACCCCATTGAGTCAGCACATGCTGGCGGCGCGAGCGTCACCTTTGAACCAGGTGCGCGGACTGCGTGGCATACACATCCACTGGGGCAGACTCTGATCGTAACGGCTGGGGTTGGCTGCGTCCAACGCTGGGATGGTCCTATTGAGGAAATTCGCCCAGGCGATGTGATCCAGTTTGCACCCGGTGAAAAACATTGGCATGGTGCTGCGCCAAAGACATCCGTGACGCATATCGCCATTCAGGAATCGCAAGATGGATCAGCGGTCGAATGGATGGAAAAGGTTAGCGACGAGCAATATCAAGCTGACTAA
- a CDS encoding AraC family transcriptional regulator, producing the protein MDRRTTSKEARDAIRLQLYREELVERIDKAITSNGEIQVLEGVYLGRLSAPRDKVYSVLEPSLCIIAQGSKVVFLGNRRYQYDPFNYLLTTIELPRISQVVEATREKPYLSLRLELDPNLVGSVMMEAGYVMQKRKNDAEATKVSPLNVALLEAIIRLVRLVEHRDEASVLMPLIKREIIYRLSKGDQAEQLFHLTISEGSTSSMVWAVEQLRKNFDQSFRIEDLAQELNMSVSSFYQHFKSVTAMTPLQFQKRVRLQEARRLMLGENLDATRAAYQVGYSDAAYFSREYKNFFGNPPIRDVQMLREETVDSSAG; encoded by the coding sequence ATGGATAGGCGAACAACAAGTAAGGAAGCTCGAGATGCGATTCGCCTGCAACTGTATCGAGAGGAACTTGTTGAGCGGATCGACAAGGCAATCACCAGCAATGGCGAAATTCAAGTGCTCGAAGGCGTTTATCTAGGCCGGCTTTCCGCACCGCGAGATAAAGTTTACAGCGTGCTGGAGCCTTCTCTTTGCATCATTGCACAGGGCAGTAAAGTCGTTTTTCTGGGGAATCGCCGTTACCAGTACGACCCATTTAACTATCTTCTCACAACCATTGAATTGCCAAGAATTAGCCAGGTTGTAGAAGCAACACGAGAAAAACCATATCTTAGCCTGAGGCTTGAGCTTGACCCGAATCTCGTGGGTTCCGTCATGATGGAAGCCGGGTATGTCATGCAGAAACGAAAAAACGATGCAGAAGCGACGAAGGTTAGCCCGCTCAATGTCGCGTTACTAGAAGCGATTATTCGATTGGTTAGGCTTGTTGAGCATCGTGATGAGGCATCCGTTCTGATGCCACTTATCAAACGCGAAATTATCTATCGCCTCTCAAAAGGGGATCAAGCCGAACAACTCTTTCATCTGACGATTTCCGAAGGCTCTACTTCATCCATGGTATGGGCCGTTGAGCAGTTACGAAAGAACTTCGATCAGTCATTCCGCATAGAAGATCTCGCACAAGAACTGAATATGAGCGTTTCCAGCTTTTACCAGCATTTTAAATCTGTTACAGCGATGACACCTTTACAATTCCAGAAGCGGGTTCGTCTCCAGGAAGCACGACGCCTTATGCTCGGAGAAAACCTAGACGCAACGCGTGCCGCCTATCAGGTGGGGTACAGTGATGCGGCTTACTTTAGCCGAGAGTATAAAAACTTCTTTGGTAATCCGCCTATACGCGATGTGCAAATGCTGCGAGAAGAAACAGTAGACAGCAGCGCTGGATGA
- a CDS encoding glycoside hydrolase family 127 protein: MSDIKLDYQIQPIEFTKVQIQDKFWSNRIQTSCNVTIPSNFGKSETTGRINNFAKAGGLMEGAYEGLWHNDSDVFKIIEGAAYALQYEYNPELDTYLDDLIAKIAAAQEADGYLYTPRTIDPDHVPENAGPERWSKLYVSHELYNVGHMYEAAVAHFQATGKKSLLNIAIKNADFILSVFGTEGLRDVPGHQEIEIALVRLARVTDNKKYLDLAKFFLDERGKANGRSLGGEYTQDHLPVVEQQEAVGHAVRALYMYTAMTDVAALTGDAAYYDAVMALWENVVYKKIAITGGTGALHEGEAFGANYELPNLTSYNETCAAIANIFWNHRLFLLTGESKYIDVLERTLYNGFLSGVSLSGTEFFYVNPLASDGEYHFNADHSITRQAWFSCSCCPTNVVRLFPSLSGYIYAVKDPALYVNLYTSNSADVEVNGAPVHVTQETNYPWDGNIKLTIETQSETAFDLLLRIPGWATGQPIPSTLYRYQDTQAVDNVTIKINGEVVKPEVSEGYAVIKREWSGVTTIEISLPMMIRRVVADDNVSDLKGKVALERGPIVYALEEVDNAQDVFDMTLADNIALEVEERPDLFDGVQVIKGTLDADSQEGFVAIPYYAWGHRGVGKMTVWLNHDMDVR, translated from the coding sequence ATGAGTGATATTAAGTTGGATTATCAAATCCAACCCATCGAGTTTACGAAAGTCCAAATTCAAGATAAGTTTTGGTCTAACCGTATCCAGACGTCGTGTAATGTAACGATCCCCTCCAACTTCGGGAAATCGGAAACCACAGGCCGCATCAATAACTTTGCGAAGGCTGGCGGCCTGATGGAGGGTGCTTATGAGGGATTATGGCATAATGACTCCGATGTCTTCAAAATCATTGAAGGCGCTGCCTATGCCCTACAATATGAGTACAATCCTGAGCTCGATACCTACCTCGACGATTTGATTGCGAAAATCGCAGCCGCACAGGAAGCCGATGGTTATCTCTACACACCCCGCACCATCGATCCTGATCACGTGCCAGAAAACGCCGGGCCTGAACGCTGGTCCAAGCTGTATGTGAGCCACGAATTGTATAACGTAGGTCACATGTATGAGGCTGCTGTGGCACACTTCCAGGCTACGGGCAAAAAATCCCTGCTGAATATTGCCATTAAGAACGCCGATTTTATACTTTCCGTGTTTGGCACAGAGGGCCTGCGGGATGTCCCAGGGCACCAAGAAATTGAAATTGCGTTGGTCAGGTTAGCCCGCGTTACGGATAACAAGAAATATCTCGACTTAGCGAAGTTCTTTCTTGATGAGCGTGGGAAAGCCAATGGCCGGTCCTTAGGTGGGGAGTATACACAGGACCATCTGCCAGTCGTTGAGCAGCAAGAGGCCGTTGGGCATGCTGTACGCGCTCTGTATATGTACACAGCGATGACCGATGTAGCCGCCCTAACAGGGGATGCAGCTTATTATGATGCGGTTATGGCGCTGTGGGAGAACGTTGTATACAAAAAAATCGCCATCACAGGCGGGACCGGGGCCTTACATGAAGGAGAAGCCTTTGGCGCAAATTACGAGCTGCCCAATCTGACATCTTATAATGAAACTTGTGCGGCAATTGCCAACATCTTCTGGAACCACCGTCTGTTTTTGTTGACAGGTGAATCTAAGTATATTGACGTCCTGGAGCGCACGCTTTACAACGGATTTTTATCTGGCGTCAGCTTATCTGGGACAGAGTTCTTTTACGTAAATCCCTTGGCAAGCGATGGTGAATATCACTTCAATGCGGATCACAGTATTACACGACAGGCATGGTTCAGTTGCTCTTGCTGCCCAACCAATGTTGTACGCCTGTTCCCGTCGCTATCAGGCTACATTTACGCCGTAAAAGACCCTGCCCTGTACGTCAACTTATACACCTCAAATAGCGCCGATGTAGAAGTCAACGGCGCGCCTGTTCACGTCACACAAGAGACAAACTATCCCTGGGATGGGAATATTAAGCTCACCATCGAAACGCAATCTGAGACAGCGTTTGATCTCTTACTGAGAATACCCGGCTGGGCGACAGGCCAACCGATACCGAGCACACTGTACCGTTATCAGGATACACAAGCAGTCGATAACGTCACCATCAAGATCAACGGCGAGGTCGTCAAACCTGAAGTTTCAGAAGGGTATGCCGTGATAAAGCGCGAGTGGAGCGGCGTAACGACCATTGAGATCAGTTTGCCGATGATGATTCGTCGTGTTGTCGCTGATGACAACGTTAGCGACCTCAAAGGGAAAGTCGCCCTTGAGCGCGGGCCTATTGTCTATGCCCTGGAAGAAGTCGACAATGCTCAGGATGTTTTCGACATGACCCTCGCTGACAACATCGCCCTTGAAGTTGAGGAGCGCCCCGACTTGTTCGATGGGGTGCAAGTCATTAAGGGAACACTCGATGCCGATTCACAAGAAGGCTTTGTCGCGATCCCTTATTATGCCTGGGGGCACCGGGGGGTTGGCAAAATGACAGTCTGGCTCAACCACGATATGGATGTCCGTTGA